GCCAGGGTCGTTTTGGGATAGGTATGCAGAGAGTCTCATAGAAGGCACAAGAAGGAATATCAAATATAAGCAATCCGGGCTAGAGAAGCCAGCTGAGCCAGACTTTTCGGCAGGCTAAGCATGGTTTCCTTCTCAATTGTTTAAGAATTTAGGCTAAAAATGGTACCTGTTGTTTCATTATAGTCATCAAGAAACATCCTGTTTGTTATTGCATGCTTCTCATCAGGTGGAACTGTGTCATGTATAAATGAATAAACCATCAATCTTACCTGGATATTTCGGGGGATAGACTCTATTACATTGGTTGATTCCTAACTTTTGTCTCATGTTATGACATAAGTAAGCAGTTGCCGGTACTTGTATAATTTTTCTAACACTACTGCAAAAACAGGTCTAAGGCAAACGttataaattattactttatttaCTTTAATGGTAAAGGAGTCGCAATTGTCACCTGACAAATAGCATCAAATCTAACTAGTTCGACTCATAGGTGGATTCCAGGATGCTGCAGGCTGGTGGTGTGGAATTGAGTTAAGTCCTGACAGGCATATTGTCGGTAAAGTTAAGGGGAAATGTATTACTGGTGCATATTTTATTCATTACTTTATGAGAGCCTAAGTTCTGAGATCATGAGATGTACCTGATCCAGCAGTTGCCATTAGGGACAGGCTTAACTGAGCTGGTTTTATTGCACTACAGATGGAATAAACAAACAAATTATCTGAGTCAAAGTTCAAACTTCAATTTGCAAGGCCAAATTcctggcaaaaaaaaaaaaaacgaaatgTAGGACTCTTTCACAAGCAAacacttatttttaaatttctgcACCATCCTGTTCATTGTTTTGATAATTTAATGATATCCTGAAACTATCTTGGTCAACTTGTGGGATTTTATTGAACTTTCAGATTGAGAAAGAATTTTGTTTCTTTGCTTTGCACAGGCTGGTGAAAGAAGGTATAGTCTCCAAACTATCATCTTCAAGTTGATGTACAATTATGtaattctctttcttttccttcaaactcAATTTTCATTGATTTCAGACTTTTCTAAGCCTAATATTCATAAAGAGTTCATTATGGAATCCTGACAGGAACAATACTGTTACTTTTGGAAGGATCCTGACATGGGTTTTTTGCTTGGTGGTTCAAGATTTATAAGGTTTTCTTTGATTGAATCTCATTTTACTTAATACCAATagattaatatgaaaaatatgtttGCATTACGATTATAACATTTCAGCTTTTCTTTCTGATATGGTTCAGAGTTCATGATAATTTTCAAGTAGCAGACCTCAGCACAATCGAAGAAAACAAAGATGAAGAGATTCATAATGGAAAAACAGGAAAATCTCTGAGAGCAAAAGTACTGCATAGAGTGTTCTCAGAGGATTTTGAGAGAGCAAAGAACAAAATATTGGATCCTAGAGGCAAAATTATTCGAAAATGGAGCAGGATTTTCTTTGCAGCATGCTTGGTTTCATTGTTTGTTGACCCtttattcttcttcttaccGATAGTTAGAGGAGATGCGTGCATAGACATTACAACACCTTTCAAACTCATTCTCACCATCATAAGATCAATGGCAGATATCTTCTATTGGATTCATATATTGGTTAGATTTCATACAGCTTACGTCGCTCCTTCTTCTCGTGTACTTGGAAGAGGAGAGATTGTTATAGAACCTTCAAAAATTGCAGAGAGGTATCTGCACAAAGGATTTTGGTTAGACCTTGTTGCTGCCTTACCCCTTCCTCAggtaaaaattttctttacttCTTCAGGCCGTTTCAGAGAAATTAAAGTCATGATAATGGGTGTTGTAATGACAATTGTCTATGTTTTCAGATGCTGATTTGGGTAATAATCCCTCATCTTGAAGGTTGGGCTGTGATAAACACAAAGAATATCCTTTGGTTTAGCATCCTGTTTCAGTACCTAGCTAGAGTCTATCTTGTATTCCCACTTTCTTCACAAATTGAGGCCACTGGTATTATGATGCAAACAGCATGGGCAGGAGCAGCTTACAACCTTTTGCTTTTCATGTTAGCTGGCCATGTCAGTAAAAACTTCCTAATCATATTAAGCTTGATTTAGAATTTCTCTCCAGTTTTCTGTCTCCTTAAGATATTCATCATCACTTGAAATTGTGTATGAGTTAGGAATATTATGTATAATAGCTAGCGTAAAATAATTTAGGTTAACTATTTTGTGTCAATTGAAAAATGGAAATAAGTCTAATTAATTCTCTGTACTTGTATttttgttaatattattttttcaataataaaacattattttttataatttaaaatattatattttaaattatatgtcTACAGATCTTATATATGTAGGTTGAAACTTTACTACCTTAAACAAGCTCATTCTCTTCATGTAAACAGGTTTCAGGAGCTTGCTGGTACCTTTTATCAATTGAGAGACAGGAAGAATGCTGGAATAGAGCCTGCAATCTTGAGAAGCCATACTGCCCAAATCGATATTTCGATTGCCGCAACACTCAAGATCCTACAAGGGTTGACTGGTTCCAGTCAAGCAATGTTACAAATCAATGTCAACCAAACAGTGAACTGAATTATCAGTTTGGCATATATGGTGATGCAGTGTCATTAAGAATTGCAGGTTCAgcttttttgaacaaatacttctaTTGTCTCTGGTGGGGTTTAAAAAACCTGAGGTAAACAatcaaattcattagcaaataTTTTGATCAGTGTATCAGAATGCTATCTCCCCCAAAGAATAAAATTgcagtaataaattttatatttctacTGAAATGCCAAAAGTTCAGAATCATCCATGGCTATTCTAATGCTTATTTTCATTCTTGTGTGCAGTACTCTAGGACAAAATCTAGTTACAACCATTCATGTTggagaaaatatttttgttaCCATTGTCGCGATTCTTGGTCTTGTACTCTTTGCATTGCTCATTGGCAACATGCAAGTAAGTCTTTTTGTGTTCTGATGTTCTGTCTTAGTGGAATTTTAACTTCTTGCTAGATTTGAAATAACTTACACAAATGCTTTTAGCTCATGAACAAATACATGCTAAAGAAATTGTCAGTGAGATTCCAAAATCATTCCTTTTTCTAAAGGCGAACTTCTGAGAAGTGATAAAAGCAAATTGTAACAACCCGGCTAAAACTAGCCTACACCGTCTTCAAATCCCAACATGGGATCTTACATATATATATGACTTGCAGAGATTCCTTCAGTCTGTGACTAAGCGATTAGAAGAGTGGAGGATCAAGAGAACAGATACAGAAAAATGGATGCATTACAGGCAGCTAAGTCCTCAGGTAAAGCAGTCCATTAGGAAGTATGAACAGTATAAGTGGCTGGCTACCAAAGGTGTTGATGAACAATCCCTTATCAAAAGTCTTCCGATAGATCTTCAAAGAAAGGTTAAACGTCACCTATGCTTTGATCTCGTTCGACGAGTAAGTTGATTGCTTCGATCCTATGAACATATTCATGCCCTGATAAATTTGCCACATTTGCATAAAAGTTCATTGCATTTTAAACAGGTGCCATTGTTTGATCAAATGGATGAAACAACACTGGATGCAATCTGTGAGAGGCTAAAGCTTGAATTATGTGCAAAAGGTATGTTTCTGCTGCATGAAGGTGATCCTGTGAACCAAATGCTGTTCATAATTCGAGGGGAACTTGATTCTTACACCACCAATGATGGAAGTACTGGATTCTTCAACTCAAGCAGAATTGGCCCTGGTGATTTCTGCTGTGAAGAGTTGCTGACATGGGCTTTAGACTTGCACTCAACCATCATCCTACCTTCATCCACCTGTACTGTCAAAGCTATTTCTGAAGTGGAGGCATTTGCTCTTACAGCAGAAGACTTGAAATTTGTAGCAGCTCAGTTTAAAAGGCTACATAGTAAACAAGTTAAGCACAAACTCAGATTTTATTCTCATCAGTGGAGAACATGGGCAGCTTGTTTCATACAAGCAGCATGGCGTCGACacaagagattgaaggaaatgaCTGAAGATCAATCAGAATCACTCTGGGCTTTATGTGCAGATAATCAAGCTGCAGGTGTCATGAGGAGTTTCAAATATAAACCACAATCTGGGTCAGATGCTTTTACTTTGAGCTCAGTGCAGAAGCCCACTGATCCAGATTTTTCAGTAGACTCAAAGTGACTTAGCTATGAATCTCAAGATGTTCACTTCTTAAGAAATTTAACTTTAGTATTCTATCCTTTTGAATTACTTGTTAGATTTGTTGAAATGACTATGTTGGTTTACCATCATATAGTAATAAGAACTTCCTATAACATGCACATAGATTTAGGTGCATACATAGTCACACAATCATAGTACAAGAACGATTAAAAAAATGTACGACAAATTTTTATAGTTAGGTAGTAAAATCTATATTCACATGAATAAAAGTTATAGTAAAAGATGAAAACGTATTTTAAAACGATAAAAAATCTTCTTCGCCATAAACTTTCTTTGCGTTTTCTTCTTCGCCACGGCAACTCGTCCTCCTCCGGCGCCGGCCTTGGCCGGTCCGGAAATCCGATCTTACGCTGCGGTTTTGAAAGATGAA
This sequence is a window from Manihot esculenta cultivar AM560-2 chromosome 4, M.esculenta_v8, whole genome shotgun sequence. Protein-coding genes within it:
- the LOC110614024 gene encoding protein CNGC15b, with protein sequence MGFLLGGSRFIRVHDNFQVADLSTIEENKDEEIHNGKTGKSLRAKVLHRVFSEDFERAKNKILDPRGKIIRKWSRIFFAACLVSLFVDPLFFFLPIVRGDACIDITTPFKLILTIIRSMADIFYWIHILVRFHTAYVAPSSRVLGRGEIVIEPSKIAERYLHKGFWLDLVAALPLPQMLIWVIIPHLEGWAVINTKNILWFSILFQYLARVYLVFPLSSQIEATGIMMQTAWAGAAYNLLLFMLAGHVSGACWYLLSIERQEECWNRACNLEKPYCPNRYFDCRNTQDPTRVDWFQSSNVTNQCQPNSELNYQFGIYGDAVSLRIAGSAFLNKYFYCLWWGLKNLSTLGQNLVTTIHVGENIFVTIVAILGLVLFALLIGNMQRFLQSVTKRLEEWRIKRTDTEKWMHYRQLSPQVKQSIRKYEQYKWLATKGVDEQSLIKSLPIDLQRKVKRHLCFDLVRRVPLFDQMDETTLDAICERLKLELCAKGMFLLHEGDPVNQMLFIIRGELDSYTTNDGSTGFFNSSRIGPGDFCCEELLTWALDLHSTIILPSSTCTVKAISEVEAFALTAEDLKFVAAQFKRLHSKQVKHKLRFYSHQWRTWAACFIQAAWRRHKRLKEMTEDQSESLWALCADNQAAGVMRSFKYKPQSGSDAFTLSSVQKPTDPDFSVDSK